Genomic DNA from Paenibacillus sp. MBLB1832:
AGGAAGCATGCCCATGCGCCCGCTTTGCAATTGATCGAACGCATCTCTCCCATTGGATGCCTCACCTACAACCTCCAAATCTGGCTCCAGTGAAATATACGTTCTTAGCCCTACACGGACCATATCGTGATCATCGACAATCATGACGTTAATGCTCGTACTCATTCTTGTTTTCCCCCTCCTGTAAAACGCGGAATACGTACACGTACACGTGTACCTGAACCTAACTTGCTATCAATATCAACCTCGCCGCCCAGCTTCTGTGCCCGTTCTCTCATCGTAGATAAGCCGTGTGAAGCAGAAGGAATATCTCGTCGTTCAAAGCCTTGCCCATTATCCTGCAACTGCAGCACATATTGGTGCTCTCTTTCGTAGATCGCCAACCGCACCTGACTGGCCGATGCATGCTTAATGACATTTGCAAGTCCCTCTTGAATAATGAGAAAAAATTGATGCTCAATCGCCTCCGAAATGGACTCGGGCAGCGAAACATCAAGTTGACCCTGAAGTTCATGGGTCCGGCACCATTCCGGAAACCATTTCTCCAGGGCTTCTTGTAGGCTCATATCTTTCAATTCGATCGGTCTAAGTTGTGAAATGAGCCCTCTCATCTGCTTCTGAGCATGATGCGACATCTCGATCAGCTGGTTCATGACGGTTGGTGCGGCGGCTGGATTTCTCTCCAAAATTTTGGGAAGGGAGGAAGCTGACATATGCATCGCGAAAAGTTCCTGACTCACTGTATCGTGCAGATCACGCGCGAGTCTACGTCGTTCTTCCATGACGGCATTCTCCGTCAACTCTTGATCGCGAAGCGCTTCGGCTTCACCAAGCTTCTGCATCAGCTGCACACGTTCTTCGACTGCGGAAGCCATACTATTGAAAGCATCGTACAAATAAAGGAACGGCTCTACGGGCTCCATTTCAATACGCACTGAGAAATTGCCTTTCGATAATTCCAACATCGCCACGTGCAGCTCATCCACTTTCCGCTGCCATCTTCTTGTAGCGATATAGCCGACAGTCAAGCAGACGATTAGGATCGCAAGTACGAACCAGATGCGAAACTCCCAAGAACTCAGCGCATTCTCATAGTACTCCAGTACGATATAAATACCTGAAACCGTCAGTACACTTGAGATCAGAAAGTAATTCAGCAGCTGCCACTTCATATTGAACATTCGCAATTTGTACATGCTCCATCCTAACCTATCTTTTTAATGGTAATGTCTCCGATAAACATGCTGGTTGTGACGACGATTTTGTGCTCGGCTTCCTCGTAATGTGAGGTTTGCGTTCTTACACTTCGGAGAAATCCGCTTTCTCTACGATCTAGCACCTTCATATCACCAATGAAAGAGCTAGCCATAACCCGAACTTCCACATCCATATCATTCGGAATGAAGATTTTCACATCGCCAATAAAGGCAGTTACATGAATGGACGTCTCGCCTCGCGGAATGGCCGCACGTGTTAAATCAATGACAGAGTCGCCTATAAAATGTGAAATCTGAATCGGCTTAAGCTCCCAAGCTTCCTGCCCCAGATGAACATCCCCGATAAAACCGTGGCGGTGAAGTACATCGCCAGGATTGTAATTATGAACAAAGCCATCATACTTATGCTTGTGCGAATCATCGCATTTGTCGTTCGCTTGCTCTTCTTTCTTCCAATGAAGCTCATGATCTTCAGGATATTTCCCGTGAATATCCTTTAAAACTTCCTTTTCCTCATCGGTAAGTCCATAGTTCACTTTCGTCGCTTGTGATGATGGGTCATCGTTGTTTACAGGATTCGAACTAGGTTT
This window encodes:
- a CDS encoding HAMP domain-containing sensor histidine kinase, with amino-acid sequence MYKLRMFNMKWQLLNYFLISSVLTVSGIYIVLEYYENALSSWEFRIWFVLAILIVCLTVGYIATRRWQRKVDELHVAMLELSKGNFSVRIEMEPVEPFLYLYDAFNSMASAVEERVQLMQKLGEAEALRDQELTENAVMEERRRLARDLHDTVSQELFAMHMSASSLPKILERNPAAAPTVMNQLIEMSHHAQKQMRGLISQLRPIELKDMSLQEALEKWFPEWCRTHELQGQLDVSLPESISEAIEHQFFLIIQEGLANVIKHASASQVRLAIYEREHQYVLQLQDNGQGFERRDIPSASHGLSTMRERAQKLGGEVDIDSKLGSGTRVRVRIPRFTGGGKQE
- the liaF gene encoding cell wall-active antibiotics response protein LiaF, whose translation is MNPHMFQRMIWGLVLVSAGTLFLLNQLGVIHVDVAYMFSTYWPVILIFYGVVGFLSQRRHHWGGSIWSLILCGVGTIFLLKNLSVTDLSIGEMFKFLVPVTLILLGLNVIFRPSKKESPEWSNLQKARHEMRMARREERREMHRMRHENHKRHWESGAWQTSKPSSNPVNNDDPSSQATKVNYGLTDEEKEVLKDIHGKYPEDHELHWKKEEQANDKCDDSHKHKYDGFVHNYNPGDVLHRHGFIGDVHLGQEAWELKPIQISHFIGDSVIDLTRAAIPRGETSIHVTAFIGDVKIFIPNDMDVEVRVMASSFIGDMKVLDRRESGFLRSVRTQTSHYEEAEHKIVVTTSMFIGDITIKKIG